In the genome of Limnobaculum zhutongyuii, one region contains:
- a CDS encoding fimbrial protein: MHINAYKSNRCVHLNIKEELNEKNLIVAALIATASLSAVSAFAADGKINFVGAITADPCTVVNDISNPLTVTLGTVANTAFKNAGDVAAPTKFTIALKNCPATVTSAKVKFDGTADSNVNTILALTQETGVATNVGIQLTDSKNVVVPLHTASSAYSLATGDNNLDFVARYYATAATVTAGPANSTSNFTIVYN, encoded by the coding sequence ATGCATATAAATGCATATAAATCAAATAGATGTGTGCATCTTAATATAAAGGAAGAGTTAAATGAAAAAAATCTGATTGTTGCTGCCCTGATCGCTACTGCTTCTCTGTCTGCTGTTTCTGCATTTGCTGCTGATGGTAAAATCAACTTTGTTGGTGCCATTACAGCAGACCCTTGCACAGTGGTTAACGATATAAGCAACCCGCTGACTGTTACTCTGGGTACAGTAGCCAACACAGCGTTCAAAAACGCAGGTGATGTTGCAGCACCAACCAAATTTACGATTGCTCTGAAAAACTGCCCGGCCACCGTCACTTCTGCAAAAGTGAAGTTTGATGGTACTGCGGACAGCAACGTGAATACCATTCTGGCCCTGACTCAGGAAACCGGTGTGGCAACTAACGTAGGCATTCAGTTGACTGATAGCAAGAATGTTGTAGTTCCATTACATACCGCTTCTTCGGCTTACTCACTGGCTACCGGTGACAACAATCTTGACTTCGTTGCTCGTTACTATGCAACTGCTGCGACTGTAACAGCGGGTCCAGCTAACTCTACCAGTAACTTCACTATCGTTTACAACTAA
- a CDS encoding tyrosine-type DNA invertase — MTNRKYLTASEIERLLDVSRQGSNPERDYCLIRMCFIHGCRVSEINSWLLSDIDLTHNRIFIRRLKNGLSTIHPLYELERDALTAWLNVRARHRHTAKEWLFLSQKGNRLSRQRIYDILRDCGRRAGLDVNAHPHMLRHACGYALADKGMDTRLIQDYLGHRNIQHTVLYTATNAQRFLRAW; from the coding sequence ATGACAAACCGCAAATATCTTACCGCCAGTGAGATTGAACGTCTGTTGGACGTATCCCGGCAGGGTTCTAATCCGGAAAGGGATTATTGTTTAATCCGAATGTGTTTTATCCATGGATGTCGGGTTAGTGAAATTAACAGTTGGCTGCTGTCAGATATCGATCTGACACATAATCGAATATTTATCCGTCGATTAAAGAATGGACTTTCTACTATTCATCCCTTATATGAGCTTGAACGTGATGCACTAACGGCTTGGTTAAATGTTCGTGCCCGGCACCGGCATACCGCTAAAGAGTGGCTTTTTTTATCGCAAAAAGGCAATCGTCTATCGCGCCAGCGGATTTATGATATTTTGCGTGACTGTGGCCGCCGTGCAGGTTTAGATGTGAATGCTCATCCCCATATGCTGCGTCACGCCTGTGGCTATGCATTGGCGGATAAAGGAATGGATACGCGTTTGATCCAGGACTATCTTGGCCATCGTAATATTCAGCATACGGTGCTTTATACCGCAACCAATGCTCAGCGATTTTTGCGGGCCTGGTAA
- a CDS encoding LysR family transcriptional regulator has translation MQSTLDLNLARILCEIIDTGSVSAAAGSLKTNISTISTGLNKLRKHHNNILLFRQGNGMQPTALALELYKYYRPALSLFDEADKFQNSILQLTSPSKLRIVTLPLLDLLLSDKFFDDPEFCERSSWDIFSMPRGPSTRIEHLRRKQVDIDIGMVLPKDGSLLSYQLFHTGWAIVCKMITLELNNE, from the coding sequence ATGCAATCAACGTTGGATCTCAACCTTGCTCGCATCCTTTGTGAGATTATTGATACCGGTTCAGTGTCTGCGGCGGCGGGAAGTCTAAAGACCAACATATCGACAATAAGTACCGGACTAAATAAGTTGCGTAAGCATCATAATAATATATTGTTATTCAGACAGGGGAATGGGATGCAGCCAACTGCACTGGCCCTGGAGTTGTACAAATATTATCGTCCAGCGCTAAGCCTTTTTGATGAGGCTGATAAATTCCAGAACAGCATATTACAACTTACATCACCATCAAAATTGCGTATTGTCACCCTACCATTGTTAGATTTACTTCTGTCGGACAAATTTTTTGATGATCCTGAATTTTGTGAGAGGAGTAGCTGGGATATATTTTCAATGCCCCGAGGTCCCTCTACGCGAATAGAACATTTACGCCGAAAACAGGTTGATATTGATATTGGAATGGTTCTACCAAAAGATGGCTCGCTGCTGAGTTACCAACTTTTTCATACTGGCTGGGCGATAGTATGTAAAATGATCACCCTCGAATTAAACAACGAATAA
- a CDS encoding tyrosine-type DNA invertase encodes MSQRKYLSANEVEAMINAVPRGTNYHRDRCLIMMCYFHGLRASELCHLKITDIQGEHIFISRLKRGLSTTHPLQKCEQEAISQWLKSRKTWLNSDTQWLFLSQHGNPLSRQQFYELIKKYGIAAKLDIKAHPHMLRHACGFSLADAGKDTRLIQDYLGHRNIQHTVLYTATNSARFNSIQFNVN; translated from the coding sequence ATGTCACAGAGAAAATATCTTAGTGCTAATGAAGTAGAAGCTATGATTAATGCCGTTCCTAGGGGTACAAATTATCATCGCGATCGCTGTTTAATTATGATGTGTTATTTTCATGGACTACGTGCCAGCGAGTTATGTCATTTGAAAATTACCGATATTCAAGGCGAACACATTTTCATTTCTCGCCTGAAAAGAGGTTTATCAACCACCCATCCTTTACAGAAATGCGAACAGGAAGCCATCAGCCAATGGCTGAAAAGCCGAAAAACATGGCTGAATAGTGATACCCAGTGGCTGTTTTTATCCCAGCATGGTAACCCATTATCCCGCCAACAGTTTTATGAATTAATCAAGAAGTATGGCATTGCGGCAAAGCTGGATATTAAAGCGCATCCCCATATGTTACGTCATGCCTGTGGTTTCTCTTTAGCTGATGCAGGAAAGGATACACGTTTAATACAGGACTATCTCGGTCATCGTAATATTCAGCATACGGTGCTGTATACCGCCACCAATAGCGCCCGATTTAACAGTATTCAATTTAACGTAAATTAA
- a CDS encoding DUF3829 domain-containing protein has protein sequence MMKKVGKALLLGTLVINAALLAGCDDKPEAPKASPTAPTTQNSASARKSAAPEANNSEAKKPAISDEKAAYKLSEKVSYYVKATNAYGGGVLDGTSSWPDKEKKVKAGIDKKDYRVIESWLYFSSRPYSSLSNNLKKALKVTEVNIDNIDSKAEAIVASIDKLLPVWEELEKYNKMKKYEDDNGAKGKELMEVFTPAFNQVNAQYKALEAEIRVASEEMKQKRIENYKQEGRLLELYTEESLELARSIVGQFSSLKDYKDKAKIEQANKYLAELEEKLELQTAEYNKAKEEGKKVDSGYSRVNDRLVKFVGTYRDARKKPGSYANNLVKDFNSAIDTYNSIR, from the coding sequence ATGATGAAAAAAGTAGGTAAAGCATTACTGCTCGGCACTTTAGTTATTAACGCGGCATTACTGGCAGGTTGTGATGACAAGCCAGAGGCACCTAAAGCGTCCCCCACCGCGCCAACCACTCAAAACTCAGCGTCTGCCAGAAAATCTGCTGCGCCTGAAGCCAATAATTCAGAAGCAAAAAAACCAGCCATCAGCGATGAAAAAGCGGCTTATAAGCTGTCTGAAAAAGTCTCTTATTACGTAAAAGCCACTAATGCTTATGGTGGTGGCGTTCTTGATGGCACCTCTTCCTGGCCTGACAAAGAGAAAAAAGTAAAAGCCGGTATTGATAAAAAAGATTATCGGGTTATCGAATCCTGGCTCTATTTCAGCTCTCGTCCTTACAGCAGCTTAAGCAATAACCTGAAAAAAGCGCTGAAAGTGACTGAAGTGAATATTGACAATATCGACTCTAAAGCTGAAGCCATTGTCGCCTCTATTGATAAGCTGCTTCCGGTATGGGAAGAGTTAGAAAAATACAACAAAATGAAAAAGTATGAAGATGACAACGGTGCTAAAGGTAAAGAGCTGATGGAAGTCTTCACGCCTGCATTTAATCAGGTGAATGCTCAATACAAAGCGCTGGAAGCGGAAATTCGCGTTGCCAGCGAAGAGATGAAACAAAAGCGTATCGAAAACTATAAACAAGAAGGTCGTTTGCTGGAGCTGTACACCGAAGAATCTCTGGAACTGGCCCGTTCTATCGTAGGGCAATTCTCCAGCCTTAAAGATTATAAAGATAAGGCTAAAATTGAGCAGGCAAACAAGTATCTGGCAGAGCTGGAAGAGAAATTAGAGCTGCAAACTGCTGAATACAACAAAGCAAAAGAAGAAGGTAAAAAAGTTGACTCCGGCTACTCCCGCGTTAACGACCGACTGGTTAAGTTTGTTGGTACCTATCGTGATGCCAGAAAGAAACCAGGCTCTTATGCTAATAATCTGGTGAAAGACTTTAACAGTGCTATCGATACTTATAACAGTATTCGTTGA
- a CDS encoding autotransporter outer membrane beta-barrel domain-containing protein, which translates to MKRTLLAFSIGLILSNAAHAAPATTTVTDQATLTAHDGEVNIENTWGINLYQDQSFNYSDDIKIDYKLTTNALGEVGVIQVFNSNVIFGKTNIVANIENGVTASDVSAVKLKSGSPAATAAVVSAEFAANSSFTINGNDQMRIIGVDIHGGSGSLTARLNENTTITLNDAGIGSRGLLAYLTGSKVEAQDDFLVEINSNGANYIRAISAEGWIGGSSSVNGGEIALNGTTTVNLLNGGDRTTAINAYRTGSKITAQKAVTITNITNSPSAILYGLYASDGGSIDFADTAYITLSGGADNSAAATVYSGSDITLTGADINVDAGYAFLANGADSVITGNSARYVINGNMLSENDGAINITMADNSAFNGITTLDTSASTLDLTLNGAQSVWNMAGDSVLSNLSLNGATLSYNTPVTATFTPKELVVTGNYTGNDAVLVLNTVLGNDDSATDKLIVQGDIEAGTTKVAINNIAGAGGQTINGIKIVEVGGQSIGEFVQQNRIVAGAYDYQVVKGAADENWYLSSSVSPIEPPPVSPPTPEPEDSNNEQILRPEFGSYLANNYAANTMFLTRLHDRLGETQYTDVLTGEQKVTSMWMRHVGGHTRFKNSNEQLKTQSNRYVAQIGGDLAQWSSDGLDRWHLGAMAGYGNNQSNTTSHAINRESRGKVDGYSAGLYGTWYANQADKTGSYVDTWVLYNWFDNEVTGDERATETYKSRGITASIESGYSFKLGENDRDSYWLQPKAQVIWMDVQAKDHYEQADVTGARTKVSDKTKGNLQTRLGLRAYVNGHSHWDDGKDRKFQPFVEANWIHNTNNYAVQIADTRDEMRGTKNIGELKLGIEGQLSKRLNVWGNAAQQIGDDGYSDTSAMLGIKYQF; encoded by the coding sequence ATGAAAAGGACTCTGCTCGCCTTTAGTATTGGTCTTATCTTAAGTAATGCTGCTCACGCAGCGCCTGCCACAACAACTGTCACCGATCAAGCAACATTAACAGCCCATGATGGTGAAGTTAATATTGAGAATACCTGGGGAATAAACCTGTATCAGGACCAGTCATTTAACTATTCCGATGACATAAAAATCGATTACAAATTAACAACAAATGCGTTGGGAGAGGTTGGCGTAATTCAAGTATTTAATAGCAATGTTATTTTTGGAAAAACCAATATTGTTGCTAATATTGAAAATGGCGTAACCGCTTCTGATGTGAGTGCTGTTAAATTAAAGAGTGGCTCCCCTGCAGCAACGGCAGCTGTTGTATCTGCTGAGTTTGCTGCAAATTCATCATTTACCATTAATGGTAATGATCAGATGAGAATTATTGGCGTCGATATTCACGGTGGCTCCGGTAGTTTGACCGCGAGACTCAATGAAAATACAACTATTACATTAAATGATGCAGGTATTGGTTCCAGAGGATTACTTGCCTATTTAACGGGTTCCAAAGTTGAAGCTCAGGACGATTTCCTTGTTGAAATAAACTCGAATGGTGCAAACTATATTCGTGCTATTTCAGCTGAGGGATGGATTGGCGGTTCATCAAGCGTTAATGGCGGCGAGATTGCGTTAAATGGCACCACCACGGTGAATTTGTTAAATGGGGGCGACCGTACTACAGCAATTAATGCTTACAGAACGGGTTCTAAAATTACTGCCCAAAAAGCAGTTACCATTACCAATATTACCAATAGCCCATCTGCCATATTATATGGTTTGTATGCGTCTGACGGCGGTAGTATTGATTTTGCAGATACCGCATATATTACGTTAAGTGGTGGTGCTGATAATTCTGCTGCCGCTACGGTTTACTCCGGCAGTGACATTACGCTGACTGGCGCTGATATTAATGTTGATGCTGGCTATGCTTTTCTGGCAAACGGTGCCGATAGTGTGATTACCGGTAATAGCGCCAGGTATGTGATTAATGGCAACATGCTTTCAGAAAATGATGGTGCGATTAATATCACAATGGCGGATAACTCAGCTTTTAATGGCATTACCACGCTCGATACATCAGCAAGTACCCTTGACCTCACCCTCAATGGCGCACAAAGTGTCTGGAACATGGCGGGTGATTCTGTGCTATCTAATTTATCACTGAATGGCGCTACGCTGTCTTATAACACGCCAGTGACTGCTACCTTTACACCAAAAGAATTAGTGGTTACAGGAAACTATACCGGTAATGACGCGGTGTTGGTGCTGAATACGGTGTTGGGTAATGATGATTCAGCCACTGATAAATTAATTGTTCAGGGCGATATTGAAGCAGGCACAACCAAAGTTGCTATCAATAATATTGCTGGCGCAGGCGGACAAACCATTAATGGTATTAAGATCGTTGAGGTTGGTGGCCAGTCAATCGGTGAATTCGTTCAGCAAAACCGCATTGTTGCCGGTGCTTATGACTATCAAGTCGTAAAAGGCGCTGCGGATGAAAACTGGTATTTAAGCAGTTCAGTTTCCCCCATCGAGCCCCCTCCTGTTTCACCTCCCACGCCAGAGCCTGAAGATTCAAATAATGAGCAAATTCTGCGTCCTGAATTCGGCAGTTATTTAGCCAATAATTATGCAGCAAATACCATGTTCCTGACGCGTTTGCACGATCGTTTAGGTGAAACACAATACACCGATGTATTAACCGGCGAGCAAAAAGTCACCAGCATGTGGATGCGTCACGTTGGTGGCCACACGCGTTTTAAAAATAGTAATGAGCAGTTAAAAACGCAAAGTAACCGCTATGTGGCACAAATTGGCGGCGATTTAGCACAGTGGAGTTCAGACGGTTTGGATCGCTGGCACTTAGGTGCAATGGCAGGTTACGGTAACAATCAGAGCAATACGACCTCTCATGCCATTAATCGTGAATCACGCGGTAAAGTCGACGGGTACAGCGCTGGCCTTTATGGGACCTGGTATGCAAATCAGGCAGATAAAACCGGTTCTTATGTTGATACCTGGGTACTCTATAACTGGTTTGATAACGAAGTCACCGGTGATGAGCGTGCAACCGAAACCTACAAATCACGTGGTATTACGGCATCGATTGAAAGTGGCTATAGCTTCAAGTTAGGCGAAAACGACCGTGACAGCTACTGGTTACAACCAAAAGCTCAGGTGATTTGGATGGACGTGCAGGCGAAAGATCACTATGAGCAAGCGGATGTTACTGGCGCACGCACCAAAGTGTCTGATAAGACGAAAGGTAATTTACAGACCCGTCTTGGTTTAAGAGCTTACGTCAACGGCCACAGTCACTGGGATGATGGCAAAGACCGTAAATTCCAGCCGTTCGTAGAAGCAAACTGGATCCATAATACCAACAATTATGCCGTTCAAATCGCAGATACCCGGGATGAAATGCGCGGCACCAAAAACATTGGTGAGTTAAAACTGGGCATTGAAGGTCAGTTATCTAAACGCTTAAACGTTTGGGGTAACGCGGCTCAACAGATTGGTGATGACGGTTATAGCGATACCTCTGCGATGTTAGGTATTAAATACCAATTCTAA
- a CDS encoding MFS transporter — translation MTASSPTITGQPKARPLNKNDYKTLGLSSLGGTLEFYDFVIFVFFTGTLTHLFFPGDNEFIAQMKTLGIFAAGYLARPLGGIIMAHYGDKIGRKRMFTLSIFLMALPTLVIGLLPTYASIGVMAPVLLLLMRILQGAAIGGEMPGAWVFIAEHTPEQRYGLGVGTLTSGITGGILLGSIVAIFIQRSYSTAEINEYAWRIPFILGGVFGFISVYLRKFLQETPIFKEMAEKHALAKELPVKTVIRSHKQACGITAILTWSLSTAIVVTILMTPSVVVEKMYQVDRTISLEANCVATLMLTLGCIFWGWISDKLGTRICMAASWGGLAITAYHFYSSLHPEIGAGELMFNYGLMGLFVGAIATTPIVGARAFPPAIRFSGLSFAYNLAYAVFGGLTPMITGAWLQQSAMAPAYYVGIVSLLAVAVAFLPLAYKGWTAKKQPDAIPAAPVIAD, via the coding sequence ATGACAGCGTCTTCTCCCACAATAACTGGCCAGCCAAAAGCGCGACCGTTGAATAAGAATGATTATAAGACCTTAGGGTTATCCTCCCTTGGCGGCACCCTTGAGTTTTATGATTTCGTTATCTTTGTTTTCTTTACCGGAACATTAACCCATCTGTTTTTCCCTGGTGATAATGAATTTATTGCTCAGATGAAAACCCTGGGTATTTTTGCTGCCGGTTATCTGGCTCGTCCGCTCGGTGGGATTATTATGGCGCACTACGGTGATAAAATTGGCCGTAAGCGCATGTTCACCCTGAGTATTTTCCTGATGGCGTTGCCAACGCTGGTGATCGGTTTGCTGCCGACTTATGCCTCTATTGGCGTTATGGCACCGGTTCTTCTGCTATTAATGCGTATTCTACAGGGAGCAGCCATTGGCGGTGAAATGCCGGGAGCATGGGTATTTATTGCCGAACACACCCCCGAGCAGCGTTATGGTTTAGGGGTCGGAACCTTAACCTCCGGTATTACCGGCGGTATTCTGTTGGGCTCCATTGTGGCTATCTTTATTCAGCGCAGCTACAGCACGGCAGAAATTAATGAGTATGCATGGCGTATTCCATTCATTCTGGGCGGTGTATTTGGTTTTATCTCGGTTTACCTGCGTAAATTCCTGCAAGAAACGCCAATCTTTAAAGAGATGGCAGAGAAGCATGCGCTGGCGAAAGAGCTTCCGGTTAAAACGGTTATCAGAAGTCATAAACAAGCCTGTGGTATTACTGCGATTTTGACCTGGTCGCTGTCTACTGCAATTGTCGTCACCATTCTGATGACGCCTTCTGTGGTAGTCGAGAAGATGTATCAGGTGGACAGAACCATTTCGCTGGAAGCCAACTGTGTCGCTACCTTAATGTTAACGCTGGGATGTATTTTCTGGGGCTGGATTAGCGATAAGTTAGGTACACGTATCTGTATGGCGGCTTCGTGGGGCGGTCTGGCAATTACGGCCTACCATTTTTACAGTTCACTGCATCCGGAAATTGGCGCAGGGGAGCTGATGTTTAATTATGGTCTGATGGGGCTGTTTGTTGGTGCGATTGCCACTACGCCAATTGTTGGTGCCCGTGCATTCCCACCGGCTATTCGCTTCTCCGGTTTATCATTTGCCTACAATCTGGCTTACGCGGTATTTGGTGGTTTAACACCAATGATTACCGGTGCCTGGTTACAGCAAAGTGCGATGGCTCCTGCTTACTATGTAGGTATCGTATCTCTGTTAGCTGTTGCAGTTGCTTTCCTGCCGCTGGCATACAAAGGCTGGACAGCAAAAAAGCAGCCTGATGCAATTCCCGCTGCGCCGGTTATTGCTGATTAA
- a CDS encoding MFS transporter — MSASHQEQQVTPSATQAFIVFLAGVSAALHIWKLPPALPVLQETLELSLSQAGWLISVFQLAGMLLGLVFGLFVQRIGQKQSILIGLCVLSAASFAGATASGIATLLVFRIIEGFALLMVTMSAPALIKHIAPKARLSFFVALWSAYIPTATVFALFAGASMLNYFDWSALWTGSGIITLMMALLVWRMVKENGSGHTPGHNQLHQAWLSIKQTLTVKEPWLVAVTFSMYTSQWVAIISFLPIIYREAGISGALMGTFTAIAAGVNIVGNLLAGKLLQQKVSANLLLNIAFITMIVSAFVAFGLNSSPWTQFIAITLFSAAGGLAPATLFNLAVKVTPSAQNIPVTIGWLQQWISFGQFAGPIIVALLVDYTQGWRSVWLLTGAWGALGIILSYLLCRTAAVKS; from the coding sequence GTGTCTGCCAGCCATCAGGAACAACAAGTCACTCCTTCCGCTACCCAGGCCTTTATCGTTTTTCTGGCGGGTGTCAGTGCCGCATTGCATATCTGGAAGTTACCTCCGGCGCTGCCAGTTTTACAGGAAACACTGGAGCTTAGCCTCTCACAGGCCGGGTGGCTGATTTCGGTGTTTCAACTGGCGGGAATGCTATTGGGGTTGGTGTTTGGTCTGTTTGTTCAACGTATCGGACAAAAGCAAAGTATCCTGATTGGGCTCTGTGTCTTATCCGCCGCCTCCTTTGCCGGAGCAACCGCCAGTGGCATAGCGACACTGTTAGTCTTTCGCATTATCGAAGGTTTTGCTTTGTTAATGGTCACCATGTCTGCCCCGGCATTAATCAAACATATAGCCCCTAAAGCCCGTTTAAGTTTCTTTGTGGCGCTCTGGAGTGCTTATATACCAACTGCTACAGTGTTTGCGCTCTTTGCCGGTGCTTCAATGCTTAACTATTTTGACTGGTCGGCACTATGGACGGGTTCAGGCATTATCACCCTGATGATGGCGCTGTTGGTGTGGCGCATGGTTAAAGAGAACGGTTCAGGCCATACTCCCGGGCATAATCAGCTGCATCAAGCCTGGTTATCGATTAAACAAACTCTGACGGTGAAAGAACCCTGGCTGGTGGCCGTAACCTTTTCTATGTATACCAGCCAGTGGGTTGCGATCATTAGTTTTTTACCGATTATCTACCGCGAAGCGGGAATTTCCGGTGCGTTAATGGGAACGTTCACCGCTATTGCCGCCGGGGTTAATATCGTTGGTAATTTACTGGCGGGCAAACTGTTGCAGCAAAAGGTATCCGCTAATCTGCTGTTAAATATCGCATTCATTACGATGATAGTGTCCGCTTTTGTCGCCTTCGGGCTGAACAGCTCTCCCTGGACGCAATTTATCGCCATCACTTTATTCTCTGCCGCCGGAGGGTTAGCTCCGGCAACCCTGTTTAATCTGGCAGTTAAAGTCACGCCATCGGCACAAAATATCCCCGTCACCATTGGCTGGTTGCAACAATGGATAAGCTTTGGTCAGTTTGCCGGGCCGATTATTGTCGCTTTGCTGGTGGATTACACCCAGGGCTGGCGTTCTGTCTGGTTGTTAACCGGGGCCTGGGGAGCATTAGGGATTATTTTGAGCTATTTGCTGTGTCGAACGGCGGCGGTTAAGTCATAA
- a CDS encoding autotransporter outer membrane beta-barrel domain-containing protein: protein MKTTLSTLSILILLAFCQTASALSTTISDGETSSIHAGGYLSDITLVNGGGELRLMANGVSAPTYAEYVELNGDDALMRITANSADTDTVEIGTLRGTGNVVFNSVMNGTTESATYSRLNIDTLSGCITFDFNTDIQHGRSDYLTIRQGSGRHLIRVADSGAEIANPGEKSLDLITDQSGGSSFNLTDINGVNINAVDGGTYIYSLYNRPEASGEVWYLGAIDLRPDSPSLSPATDAVLAMAAAPQLIFNNELQNLRFRKGSLLQNEGNAGVWVRTTGGKSNISADNAHFKLEQAGIELGADRMMDYESGKAFWGAFTSYSNSDVKHARGGVSNIDSYSAGLYGTYFDQSGWYLDGILKYSHFSNDLQAISTNGAGIKGDYSQNALGGSLEVGYNTSVVADIWIEPYVRLAYVQVGGENITLNNDMKAKINHQDSLTSELGFSLGKSFRVGESSMVTPYIKAAWVHEYIDNNSSVINQRNKFTTDLSGDMAKAGLGVDARLSRQVTLFAEVDYAKGSKVEVPIQGNLGLRYSF from the coding sequence ATGAAAACCACATTATCTACCTTAAGCATATTAATTCTTTTGGCGTTCTGCCAGACAGCCTCTGCATTGAGTACCACTATCTCTGATGGTGAAACATCCTCCATTCACGCCGGTGGCTATTTATCTGACATCACTCTGGTTAACGGTGGGGGAGAATTGCGCCTGATGGCTAATGGAGTCAGCGCACCAACTTATGCCGAATATGTTGAGCTAAACGGTGATGATGCACTGATGAGGATAACGGCAAATAGCGCAGATACGGATACGGTAGAGATTGGTACGCTGCGGGGCACAGGTAATGTTGTTTTTAATAGCGTAATGAATGGCACAACAGAGAGTGCGACATACTCCCGTTTAAATATCGATACTCTGTCAGGCTGTATAACCTTCGATTTTAATACTGACATTCAGCATGGGCGTAGTGATTATTTGACGATTCGGCAGGGTAGCGGTCGGCATCTGATTAGAGTGGCGGATTCTGGCGCAGAGATCGCCAACCCCGGCGAAAAATCACTGGATTTGATTACCGATCAAAGCGGTGGCAGCAGCTTTAATTTAACCGATATTAATGGCGTCAATATTAATGCGGTAGATGGTGGTACCTATATCTATTCCTTATATAACCGCCCTGAAGCCAGCGGAGAAGTTTGGTATCTTGGCGCGATTGATCTGCGACCTGATTCCCCGAGCCTTAGTCCTGCTACGGATGCGGTACTCGCTATGGCGGCAGCACCTCAACTGATATTTAATAACGAGCTACAGAATCTGCGCTTTAGAAAAGGCTCCCTGTTGCAAAATGAAGGCAATGCCGGAGTCTGGGTTAGAACTACCGGCGGGAAAAGCAACATTTCCGCTGATAATGCGCACTTTAAGCTGGAACAGGCGGGTATTGAGCTGGGGGCCGATCGCATGATGGATTACGAGAGCGGTAAAGCATTCTGGGGTGCTTTCACCAGCTACAGTAATTCGGATGTGAAGCACGCTCGCGGTGGCGTCAGCAATATAGACAGTTATAGTGCGGGGCTTTACGGCACTTACTTCGATCAAAGCGGTTGGTATCTTGATGGCATATTGAAATACAGCCATTTCAGCAATGATTTACAGGCCATATCTACCAATGGGGCGGGTATCAAAGGCGATTACAGCCAGAATGCGCTGGGCGGATCGCTGGAAGTTGGCTATAACACGTCGGTTGTGGCTGATATCTGGATTGAACCCTACGTCCGTTTAGCCTATGTGCAGGTTGGCGGAGAAAACATTACGTTAAATAATGACATGAAAGCCAAAATTAACCATCAGGATTCTCTGACCAGCGAATTGGGCTTTAGCCTGGGCAAAAGTTTCAGAGTAGGGGAGAGCAGCATGGTAACCCCCTATATTAAAGCGGCCTGGGTGCATGAATATATTGATAACAACAGCAGCGTCATTAACCAGCGTAATAAGTTCACTACCGATTTATCTGGTGATATGGCTAAAGCAGGGCTTGGGGTAGATGCCAGACTGTCCCGACAGGTTACGCTGTTTGCTGAAGTTGATTATGCCAAAGGCAGTAAGGTCGAAGTGCCGATTCAGGGAAATTTAGGATTGCGCTATAGCTTCTGA
- a CDS encoding SAM-dependent methyltransferase, whose protein sequence is MTSSINLLFQDSFLRQNMMGPNALLIAQELTRDLPLKKGMRILDLGCGAGITSLFLAHHFDATIYAVDLWISSTDNWQRFKQFGMEDRIIPLNLDAHELPFAEGYFDAVISIDAYQYFGHKPGYLETHLAPLVKPGGLIAVAVPGLQRPLVNGQPPEEMLPWWQEGMYFFTSDWWKTLWEGSGAVSVETCREMDCCKQAWDEWLLCDSNPYAVKDRDMMAFENGQYFNLVQIVGKVN, encoded by the coding sequence ATGACGTCATCAATTAACCTGTTATTTCAAGATTCATTTTTACGCCAAAATATGATGGGACCTAATGCTTTGCTCATCGCTCAAGAACTGACGCGGGATCTGCCTTTGAAAAAGGGGATGCGTATTCTGGACCTGGGCTGTGGTGCAGGAATCACGTCGTTATTTCTGGCCCACCATTTTGATGCCACTATTTATGCGGTGGATTTATGGATTAGCTCTACCGATAACTGGCAGCGATTCAAACAGTTCGGCATGGAAGATCGCATTATTCCGCTCAATCTTGATGCCCATGAATTACCGTTTGCTGAAGGCTATTTTGATGCCGTGATCAGTATTGATGCTTACCAGTACTTTGGCCATAAGCCCGGCTATCTGGAAACTCATCTTGCTCCGCTGGTAAAACCCGGTGGTTTAATTGCCGTGGCTGTTCCCGGGTTACAGCGTCCTTTAGTCAATGGGCAACCGCCAGAAGAGATGCTTCCATGGTGGCAAGAGGGAATGTATTTTTTCACCAGTGATTGGTGGAAGACCCTGTGGGAAGGCTCTGGTGCGGTATCGGTTGAAACTTGCCGTGAAATGGACTGTTGTAAACAGGCCTGGGATGAATGGTTACTGTGTGACAGTAATCCTTATGCAGTAAAAGACAGGGATATGATGGCCTTTGAAAACGGGCAGTATTTCAATCTGGTTCAAATAGTCGGAAAGGTTAACTGA